ATTTGGCAGACGAGTACATCAACCACATTGAGCGGTTTGGTCACTGGAAGGACAGTGCCATCCGTTTAGATGGACGAGCTGTTAAGGCCTTAACGCGACTCTTCCTCATGAACTGGTACATCAACCGTGGGGAAATCGAGGATTTTGACCGCTACCATATTGAAAATAAGGCGGTCGAAGGAGAAGGGCTCTACATTCCCTATGGGAGTGGACCAAAGCCGATTTACAAGTCGCAGGTCGGAAAGACGGTTTATCAAAATATGATCAACCAAGCGACGGATTACGTCTATATCACGACTCCTTACTTGATCATTGACTATGATTTGACAGAGGATATCCGCAATGCAGCCCTTCGAGGGGTAGATGTTCGCATCGTGACCCCGCATATTCCGGATAAAAAATTGATCCAAATTGTTACGCGTGGGGCTTACTTGGATCTGATGGATGCTGGTGTGAAAATCTATGAGTACACGCCTGGTTTTGTCCACAGTAAGCAAGTTCTTGCCGATGATGAAATGGCGGTTGTAGGGTCGATTAACTTTGATTACCGCAGTTTGGTCCATCACTATGAAAATGCTGTCTGGATGTATCGGACACCTGCTCTGAAAGAGATCCGGGAGGACTTTGACCATATCTTTGAAGTGTCTCAAGAAATTACAGAGGATACCTTCCGCTTTACATGGCACCAAAGCTTAATCAAGGAAATTATGCAATTGTTCGCACCGATGTTGTAACAAGTGTGTGAAAACAGAGAAAAGAGTCAGAAGCTGAGAGGCCTGACTCTTTTTACCTATCACTATGTGACAAGAGGCTGACAGGGTCGGCAGAATTTGGTATACTAGAGAAGATAATGAGCTTTTTTCTAAAAGGAAAAGCAGAGGAATAGTGAAGAAAAGGAAAAAGAATGAGCGAAAAAGAGCAAGAAATGACTTCGAAAAAATTAGGGCTTCACGTGGGGGATAGTTTCCAGGATACACGTGAAATTCGCGAAGTGCTAGACAAGTCGGTCTTTCGCGAAGAAGAGCCTACGCATAGTCAGCAGACAGAAGTCTTAGAGGAGCCGGTCGCGTTGGATACATCTGAGTCAATTAGTGATGTGGAGCCAGCAGTGGAAGCAGAGCTAGAACCAGTAACAGAGCCTAAACAAGAACCAGAACAGGAACCGGAGCAACCGCTCAGTCGGATGAGTCGCCGTTCTCGTAAATCGGGAGTTGAAGCGGCGAAAGCGGAAGCATCTAAGGTAGAAGAGAATACGGAAGAGCTAGAAGCGGATGTGGCAGTTGAGCCGACCCGCCGTCAGCTCAAGCGTCCAGTGCCCTTGGCGATTCCTTTTGTGTTGAGTCTCTTGATTAGTTTACTGCATGTCGGCGTACCATTTTTAACCCGATTTGCAACCGATCAGCAATCTCAAAACTTGTATGCTGGTTGGGCTATGACCAAAGGCCAAGTCCCGTTTGGTGATTTTTACGGGACCAATGGTCTTCTCTATTATGCGATCAACTGGTTGGGAAGTTTAGCGGGTGGACACTGGATCTTGATGATCCTCCAAGCGATTGCCCTCTTCTTTGCGGGTACTTATCTCTATCGTGTTGTGCGCCTGTTGGTGTCTGATAAAGATACAGCCAAGAATGTCCAGTTACTCTTTTATTTCTTGGTGCTAGGCCTTGGTTTTGGAGGGACCTATGTGACCTTCTTTAGCCTTCCAATCCTATTTGCCAGCATGAATTTCATTTTGGCTTATCTGATTGGGCATCGTAAGGACGAAGGCTTTATCCTTTACGGTGCAATTGCGGCCGTGGCTTTCTTGATTGATCCGATGACCAGTGCCCTGTTTTATTTATTGGCCTTCCTTGGATTAACAGCCTTTAATATCAAGCAGAAGAGATGGGCGCGTGGTTTTTATCAACTGTTGGCAGCTCTCCTTGGTTTTTCACTCGTCTTTTATCCAATTGGCTATATCACCGTTTTGAATCAGACTTTTGGTTATGCCATTAACCAAGTGACCTATGTCTTTAATGCCTTGAATTTTAGCAATGGACAGACTTTCAGTAATGCCATTTATTATGGACTGTTGGCGCTCGCCTTTGGTCTGGTCTCTGCCTTCTTGATGTCCTTTACGAAGCAAAGTAGCAGTGCTCGCCGGATCTTCCGCTTTATGGGATGGGCAGGTAGCCTGGTAGTCCTCATCGTGTCTATTGGTCTTCCTGAACAGGGAGCTTACCAATTGTTACCGATGTTGCCATTTGTTCTTCCCTTGTTTGCGATCTGGTTCTCACGAGGGGGCGAAGCGAACGATGAGATCGAGCGTCGTGGCCGTAAGAAGAAAAACAAGGAAGTTTGGGCTGCTTACTTTACGAGCCAAGTTTTCTTACCACTAGTAGCCCTTATCTATCTGTTGGCGAATCCAGTGGTTCAAGATCTGGTGCTTCAGTCTGGTCAATCCAGTGAACGGAGCGCTATTGCTAGCTACATTCATAACCATAGCAAGGCCAAAGATACCATCTATGCTTGGGATACGACAGCTATTCTCTATCAAGAAAGCGATCGTTTGGCAGCTTCTGCCTTATTGACCCCGACTTCTTATCTGGGGATTAATGAAAACCGAACAAATGTAACCCAACAAATCGATCGGTCTGAACCGAAGTATATTGTGGTCAACAATCAGGTAGAATTGACCTCTAAAATGAAGGACTTGCTCAAAGAAAATTATCGTCTCGTTGAGAAGAAATACCGTCATTTCAAACTCTATCAACGCTCTTAAGAAAATCAATATCTTGTGCTTTAGAAAGTTTTTTATAAAATTTTCCACAAGATATTGATTTTTATTTTTGGAGTGGTATAATACAACTTGTATGTAAATAAATGAAGAGAGGCATGTTTGGTATGATCACCTTGAGAGAAGAAAAACTGAGAATGGCCCCGGATATTTTTGTTGAAAAACGAGATGGCCGTCGTGTTCCATTCGATGTTGAAAAAATTTATAAAGCCTTGTTGAAGGCGACAGAAGAAGTGACTTCTCTCACTCCCGTGATGGAAGCCAAACTAGAAGCCATTGTCGATCGTGTGATCGCAGAGATTTTGGAACGTTTTCCAAATGGCGTGAAAATCTATGAGATTCAAAATGTCGTCGAGCATGAATTGCTTCAAGCTAATGAATATGCGATTGCAGAGAGCTACATTACTTATCGCACCCAGCGGGATTTTGAGCGCTCAAAAGCGACGGATATCAACTTTACGATTGGCAAACTCCTCAATAAGGACCAAGCCGTCGTCAATGAAAACGCCAATAAGGACAGTGATGTCTTTAACACGCAACGGGACTTGACGGCAGGGATCGTTGGTAAGTCTATTGGTCTTAAAATGTTGCCCAAACACGTAGCCAATGCCCACCAAAAAGGGGACATCCACTACCATGATTTGGACTATAGCCCTTATACACCGATGACCAACTGTTGTTTGATCGATTTTGAAGGCATGCTCAGAAATGGCTTTAAGATCGGGAATGCAGAAGTAGAAAGTCCTAAGTCTATCCAAACTGCAACGGCACAAATCTCGCAGATTATTGCCAATGTGGCCTCTAGTCAGTATGGCGGTTGCTCAGCAGACCGGATCGATGAAGTCTTGGCCCCTTATGCAGAAAAGAACTACCAAAAACATTTAGCGGATGCCAAAGAGTGGGTACTTCCTGAAAAGCAAGAGGACTATGCTTGGAGTAAGACTCAAAAAGACATCTATGATGCCATGCAATCGCTAGAATATGAGATCAATACCCTCTTTACTTCAAACGGGCAAACTCCTTTCACTTCGCTTGGTTTTGGTCTTGGAACCAATCGCTTCGAGCGGGAAATCCAAAAGGCGATTTTGGAAATCAGAATCAAGGGACTTGGTTCAGAACACCGGACAGCTATTTTCCCTAAGTTGATCTTTACCCTCAAGCGGGGGCTCAATCTGGAACCTGGAACGCCTAACTATGATATCAAGCAATTGGCCTTGGAATGTGCGACGAAACGCATGTATCCAGACGTTTTGTCTTATGACAAGATTGTCGAGTTGACAGGCTCCTTCAAGGTGCCGATGGGATGTCGCTCTTTCCTTCAAGGTTGGAAGGATGAAAATGGTGTAGAAGTTAATTCTGGCCGGATGAACCTAGGGGTTGTGACGGTCAATCTCCCTCGGATTGCCTTGGAATCGGGCGGAGACAAGGAGAAATTCTGGCAAATCTTT
The Streptococcus parasanguinis genome window above contains:
- a CDS encoding MFS transporter codes for the protein MSEKEQEMTSKKLGLHVGDSFQDTREIREVLDKSVFREEEPTHSQQTEVLEEPVALDTSESISDVEPAVEAELEPVTEPKQEPEQEPEQPLSRMSRRSRKSGVEAAKAEASKVEENTEELEADVAVEPTRRQLKRPVPLAIPFVLSLLISLLHVGVPFLTRFATDQQSQNLYAGWAMTKGQVPFGDFYGTNGLLYYAINWLGSLAGGHWILMILQAIALFFAGTYLYRVVRLLVSDKDTAKNVQLLFYFLVLGLGFGGTYVTFFSLPILFASMNFILAYLIGHRKDEGFILYGAIAAVAFLIDPMTSALFYLLAFLGLTAFNIKQKRWARGFYQLLAALLGFSLVFYPIGYITVLNQTFGYAINQVTYVFNALNFSNGQTFSNAIYYGLLALAFGLVSAFLMSFTKQSSSARRIFRFMGWAGSLVVLIVSIGLPEQGAYQLLPMLPFVLPLFAIWFSRGGEANDEIERRGRKKKNKEVWAAYFTSQVFLPLVALIYLLANPVVQDLVLQSGQSSERSAIASYIHNHSKAKDTIYAWDTTAILYQESDRLAASALLTPTSYLGINENRTNVTQQIDRSEPKYIVVNNQVELTSKMKDLLKENYRLVEKKYRHFKLYQRS
- the nrdD gene encoding anaerobic ribonucleoside-triphosphate reductase, with the protein product MITLREEKLRMAPDIFVEKRDGRRVPFDVEKIYKALLKATEEVTSLTPVMEAKLEAIVDRVIAEILERFPNGVKIYEIQNVVEHELLQANEYAIAESYITYRTQRDFERSKATDINFTIGKLLNKDQAVVNENANKDSDVFNTQRDLTAGIVGKSIGLKMLPKHVANAHQKGDIHYHDLDYSPYTPMTNCCLIDFEGMLRNGFKIGNAEVESPKSIQTATAQISQIIANVASSQYGGCSADRIDEVLAPYAEKNYQKHLADAKEWVLPEKQEDYAWSKTQKDIYDAMQSLEYEINTLFTSNGQTPFTSLGFGLGTNRFEREIQKAILEIRIKGLGSEHRTAIFPKLIFTLKRGLNLEPGTPNYDIKQLALECATKRMYPDVLSYDKIVELTGSFKVPMGCRSFLQGWKDENGVEVNSGRMNLGVVTVNLPRIALESGGDKEKFWQIFNERMNIAEDALVYRVERTKEATPANAPILYQYGAFGKRLGKYDQVDQLFRHRRATVSLGYIGLYEVATVFYGPNWEHNPEAKQFTIDIIKDMKARVEDWSDQYDYHFSIYSTPSESLTDRFCRLDTEKFGKVPDITDKEYYTNSFHYDVRKNPTPFEKLDFEKVYPEAGASGGFIHYCEYPVLQQNPKALEAVWDYAYDRVGYLGTNTPIDRCYKCDFEGDFTPTERGFACPNCGNSDPKTVDVVKRTCGYLGNPQARPMVNGRHKEIAARVKHMNGSTIKSAGHQVTD